A region from the Aegilops tauschii subsp. strangulata cultivar AL8/78 chromosome 5, Aet v6.0, whole genome shotgun sequence genome encodes:
- the LOC109763364 gene encoding uncharacterized protein isoform X1, translating into MAVVCEICGDVGYGHLLLSCDHCKCAMHQYCLAKVLFDGSLVERWFCDECLPKRGEVTYEGFLQKAPKHTRSGSAVRRASTISVRSTREAGPCRNHKSKSEKSKSKSRRKKCLSSKNSMLRKHKQKGSDMQPMGNKTITRDCNAPNIYCDSEKELHSCEVMSIETSKAGKAENQQIDHGHCVHTLNNDCVANCLPARVKQINLQNPLDEFEPPLGDARQLNPSKDSDCLSPGNVGIENPKGHVTPVIARGNQSVPNISCDSGKALNSCEVMTIETSKAGKEESQQIGHGHCVHTLNNDCVANCLPARVKQINLQNPLDEFEPPLGDARQLNPSKDSDCLSPGNVEIENQKGHVTPVVARGNQSVPSTLLDQVDSGSFPGTNLKEIVLLEDSDTSAELFYTVENCVKDNQGKQTQLIILDDDEEEAADVQSEDYNHRSLECDGPLNKRRIGMEDCVEQAVQTGDLNGQNLNAVHLDILIPESCEITQPVKKRRRNIEENEDNKDEEVLIGTSNRKCALDDASKLTSETLVATDPVLGSRMAFDSEFANQQCSMYSQPTDEPIWSGILKINNEVYISLTAHLSTTACGFVRELSRSLRPVVKVIKLPQLEAWPQSWRTSRPTDGDIALYFFPPSASPNEESDGPVEEIIDSGAVLQAVIGVAELLIFPSTMLPAQYHLCQGKRYLWGMFKRREDESDKDHLVEQQYDSACAKEGEIQEHIFMDRQYEVQCESPDHETSAVKHVVHVENQMLVEQNCGGQEATMSATMGLHSPGNNPSSAEPNPPKARSNCFTQPRADSKPDMPEEVDHQDEKNFTKPSADPAGPAAATPSSIDSTECGAAPPMTQLFGFVTARTPRAQKLIQEMVSEGALLFSVAEEIATGGSAVGSNTGAQVHLAPDSASPPMQERCQPIGFVPLDDDVASEACLELFPVRQGHIGWTPRVETSKEVDLDLSLSARSRASCGSIL; encoded by the exons GCTGTTGTATGTGAAATCTGTGGAGATGTTGGTTATGGACATCTTTTGCTATCTTGCGATCACTGCAAGTGTGCCATGCACCA ATACTGTCTGGCCAAGGTTCTTTTTGATGGATCATTAGTAGAACGCTGGTTCTGTGATGAATGCCTGCCAAAGCGTGGTGAAGTTACTTATGAGGGATTTTTGCAGAAGGCGCCAAAACATACTCGTTCTGGTTCTGCAGTACGCCGGGCAAGTACCATAAGTGTGAGGTCAACAAGGGAAGCAGGGCCATGTAGAAACCATAAGAGTAAGTCAGAGAAGTCTAAAAGTAAATCTCGAAGAAAGAAATGTTTGTCAAGCAAGAATTCTATGCTAAGGAAGCACAAACAAAAGGGGTCAGATATGCAACCAATGGGTAACAAGACCATTACACGAGATTGCAATGCTCCCAATATTTATTGTGATAGTGAGAAGGAACTTCATTCCTGTGAAGTCATGTCCATTGAAACATCCAAGGCCGGCAAAGCGGAGAATCAGCAGATTGACCATGGACATTGTGTTCATACATTAAACAATGATTGTGTTGCAAATTGCTTGCCCGCAAGGGTAAAACAAATCAATCTCCAAAACCCATTGGATGAATTTGAACCTCCTCTAGGTGATGCAAGGCAATTGAACCCCTCAAAGGACAGTGACTGCCTGTCGCCAGGGAACGTTGGAATTGAAAATCCAAAGGGTCATGTTACACCAGTCATAGCACGGGGAAATCAGAGTGTACCCAATATTTCTTGTGATAGTGGGAAGGCACTTAATTCTTGTGAAGTCATGACCATTGAAACATCCAAGGCCGGCAAAGAGGAGAGTCAGCAGATTGGCCATGGACATTGTGTTCATACATTAAACAATGATTGTGTTGCAAATTGCTTGCCAGCAAGGGTAAAACAAATCAATCTCCAAAACCCATTGGATGAATTTGAACCTCCTCTAGGTGATGCAAGGCAATTGAACCCCTCAAAGGACAGTGACTGCCTGTCGCCAGGGAATGTTGAAATTGAAAATCAAAAGGGTCATGTTACACCAGTCGTAGCACGGGGAAATCAGAGTGTACCATCAACACTACTGGATCAGGTGGATTCAGGTTCCTTCCCAGGAACCAATTTGAAAGAAATCGTTCTTCTGGAGGACAGTGATACATCAGCGGAACTTTTTTATACTGTTGAGAATTGTGTTAAGGACAATCAAGGGAAGCAAACACAGCTCATTATACTGGACGATGATGAAGAAGAGGCTGCGGATGTGCAGTCAGAAGATTATAATCATCGGTCGCTTGAGTGTGATGGACCACTGAACAAGCGTAGAATAGGCATGGAAGATTGTGTCGAACAAGCTGTACAGACTGGTGATTTGAATGGTCAAAATCTCAATGCTGTACACCTAGATATTTTGATTCCTGAATCTTGTGAGATTACTCAGCCTGTGAAGAAACGGAGGAGAAATATAGAGGAGAATGAAGATAACAAAGATGAAGAGGTTTTAATAGGTACCAGTAATCGTAAATGTGCTCTTGATGATGCTTCAAAGTTGACATCAGAAACTTTAGTTGCAACGGATCCTGTTCTCGGATCCAGAATGGCATTTGATTCAGAGTTTGCCAATCAGCAATGTTCTATGTACTCACAACCCACTGATGAACCTATCTGGAG TGGAATACTTAAGATAAACAACGAAGTATATATCTCGTTGACTGCACACCTGTCGACCACAGCTTGTGGGTTCGTGCGGGAATTGTCAAGGTCGTTGCGACCAGTAGTTAAAGTAATCAAGCTCCCTCAGTTGGAAGCCTGGCCACAGAGTTGGAGGACTTCAAGACCTACTGATGGCGACATTGCATTGTATTTCTTCCCGCCCAGTGCGAG CCCAAATGAAGAATCGGATGGTCCAGTGGAGGAAATCATTGATAGTGGTGCTGTCTTACAAGCTGTTATTGGTGTCGCTGAGCTGCTAATCTTCCCCTCCACAATGTTGCCAGCGCAATATCATT TGTGCCAGGGCAAACGCTACCTGTGGGGGATGTTCAAGCGTAGGGAAGATGAGTCCGACAAAGATCATCTAGTTGAACAACAATATGATTCAGCATGTGCCAAAGAAGGGGAGATACAAGAACACATTTTTATGGACCGGCAATATGAAGTACAATGTGAGTCACCAGATCATGAAACTTCCGCTGTGAAGCATGTCGTGCATGTTGAGAATCAAATGCTGGTGGAGCAGAACTGTGGAGGGCAAGAGGCGACGATGAGTGCTACGATGGGCCTTCACTCACCTGGCAACAATCCGTCATCCGCAGAGCCGAACCCACCAAAGGCTAGATCAAACTGTTTCACACAGCCAAGAGCTGACAGTAAACCAGATATGCCTGAAGAAGTGGACCACCAAGATGAGAAAAACTTCACCAAGCCATCAGCTGACCCTGCGGGACCTGCTGCAGCCACTCCCAGTTCAATCGATTCTACCGAGTGTGGGGCAGCGCCTCCCATGACCCAATTGTTTGGATTTGTCACGGCTCGGACACCAAGAGCGCAGAAGCTCATCCAGGAGATGGTCAGCGAAGGTGCGCTGTTATTTTCGGTGGCTGAAGAGATAGCGACTGGCGGATCTGCAGTAGGCAGTAATACTGGAGCACAAGTACATCTGGCACCTGACAGTGCGTCTCCGCCTATGCAGGAGCGCTGCCAGCCCATCGGATTCGTTCCACtggatgatgatgtggcttcTGAAGCCTGCCTGGAACTGTTCCCAGTTCGGCAGGGGCATATTGGATGGACTCCTAGGGTAGAAACTAGCAAGGAGGTAGATCTTGACCTGAGCCTTAGTGCGCGTTCCCGAGCATCGTGTGGGTCAATCCTGTAA
- the LOC109763364 gene encoding uncharacterized protein isoform X2: MLRKHKQKGSDMQPMGNKTITRDCNAPNIYCDSEKELHSCEVMSIETSKAGKAENQQIDHGHCVHTLNNDCVANCLPARVKQINLQNPLDEFEPPLGDARQLNPSKDSDCLSPGNVGIENPKGHVTPVIARGNQSVPNISCDSGKALNSCEVMTIETSKAGKEESQQIGHGHCVHTLNNDCVANCLPARVKQINLQNPLDEFEPPLGDARQLNPSKDSDCLSPGNVEIENQKGHVTPVVARGNQSVPSTLLDQVDSGSFPGTNLKEIVLLEDSDTSAELFYTVENCVKDNQGKQTQLIILDDDEEEAADVQSEDYNHRSLECDGPLNKRRIGMEDCVEQAVQTGDLNGQNLNAVHLDILIPESCEITQPVKKRRRNIEENEDNKDEEVLIGTSNRKCALDDASKLTSETLVATDPVLGSRMAFDSEFANQQCSMYSQPTDEPIWSGILKINNEVYISLTAHLSTTACGFVRELSRSLRPVVKVIKLPQLEAWPQSWRTSRPTDGDIALYFFPPSASPNEESDGPVEEIIDSGAVLQAVIGVAELLIFPSTMLPAQYHLCQGKRYLWGMFKRREDESDKDHLVEQQYDSACAKEGEIQEHIFMDRQYEVQCESPDHETSAVKHVVHVENQMLVEQNCGGQEATMSATMGLHSPGNNPSSAEPNPPKARSNCFTQPRADSKPDMPEEVDHQDEKNFTKPSADPAGPAAATPSSIDSTECGAAPPMTQLFGFVTARTPRAQKLIQEMVSEGALLFSVAEEIATGGSAVGSNTGAQVHLAPDSASPPMQERCQPIGFVPLDDDVASEACLELFPVRQGHIGWTPRVETSKEVDLDLSLSARSRASCGSIL; encoded by the exons ATGCTAAGGAAGCACAAACAAAAGGGGTCAGATATGCAACCAATGGGTAACAAGACCATTACACGAGATTGCAATGCTCCCAATATTTATTGTGATAGTGAGAAGGAACTTCATTCCTGTGAAGTCATGTCCATTGAAACATCCAAGGCCGGCAAAGCGGAGAATCAGCAGATTGACCATGGACATTGTGTTCATACATTAAACAATGATTGTGTTGCAAATTGCTTGCCCGCAAGGGTAAAACAAATCAATCTCCAAAACCCATTGGATGAATTTGAACCTCCTCTAGGTGATGCAAGGCAATTGAACCCCTCAAAGGACAGTGACTGCCTGTCGCCAGGGAACGTTGGAATTGAAAATCCAAAGGGTCATGTTACACCAGTCATAGCACGGGGAAATCAGAGTGTACCCAATATTTCTTGTGATAGTGGGAAGGCACTTAATTCTTGTGAAGTCATGACCATTGAAACATCCAAGGCCGGCAAAGAGGAGAGTCAGCAGATTGGCCATGGACATTGTGTTCATACATTAAACAATGATTGTGTTGCAAATTGCTTGCCAGCAAGGGTAAAACAAATCAATCTCCAAAACCCATTGGATGAATTTGAACCTCCTCTAGGTGATGCAAGGCAATTGAACCCCTCAAAGGACAGTGACTGCCTGTCGCCAGGGAATGTTGAAATTGAAAATCAAAAGGGTCATGTTACACCAGTCGTAGCACGGGGAAATCAGAGTGTACCATCAACACTACTGGATCAGGTGGATTCAGGTTCCTTCCCAGGAACCAATTTGAAAGAAATCGTTCTTCTGGAGGACAGTGATACATCAGCGGAACTTTTTTATACTGTTGAGAATTGTGTTAAGGACAATCAAGGGAAGCAAACACAGCTCATTATACTGGACGATGATGAAGAAGAGGCTGCGGATGTGCAGTCAGAAGATTATAATCATCGGTCGCTTGAGTGTGATGGACCACTGAACAAGCGTAGAATAGGCATGGAAGATTGTGTCGAACAAGCTGTACAGACTGGTGATTTGAATGGTCAAAATCTCAATGCTGTACACCTAGATATTTTGATTCCTGAATCTTGTGAGATTACTCAGCCTGTGAAGAAACGGAGGAGAAATATAGAGGAGAATGAAGATAACAAAGATGAAGAGGTTTTAATAGGTACCAGTAATCGTAAATGTGCTCTTGATGATGCTTCAAAGTTGACATCAGAAACTTTAGTTGCAACGGATCCTGTTCTCGGATCCAGAATGGCATTTGATTCAGAGTTTGCCAATCAGCAATGTTCTATGTACTCACAACCCACTGATGAACCTATCTGGAG TGGAATACTTAAGATAAACAACGAAGTATATATCTCGTTGACTGCACACCTGTCGACCACAGCTTGTGGGTTCGTGCGGGAATTGTCAAGGTCGTTGCGACCAGTAGTTAAAGTAATCAAGCTCCCTCAGTTGGAAGCCTGGCCACAGAGTTGGAGGACTTCAAGACCTACTGATGGCGACATTGCATTGTATTTCTTCCCGCCCAGTGCGAG CCCAAATGAAGAATCGGATGGTCCAGTGGAGGAAATCATTGATAGTGGTGCTGTCTTACAAGCTGTTATTGGTGTCGCTGAGCTGCTAATCTTCCCCTCCACAATGTTGCCAGCGCAATATCATT TGTGCCAGGGCAAACGCTACCTGTGGGGGATGTTCAAGCGTAGGGAAGATGAGTCCGACAAAGATCATCTAGTTGAACAACAATATGATTCAGCATGTGCCAAAGAAGGGGAGATACAAGAACACATTTTTATGGACCGGCAATATGAAGTACAATGTGAGTCACCAGATCATGAAACTTCCGCTGTGAAGCATGTCGTGCATGTTGAGAATCAAATGCTGGTGGAGCAGAACTGTGGAGGGCAAGAGGCGACGATGAGTGCTACGATGGGCCTTCACTCACCTGGCAACAATCCGTCATCCGCAGAGCCGAACCCACCAAAGGCTAGATCAAACTGTTTCACACAGCCAAGAGCTGACAGTAAACCAGATATGCCTGAAGAAGTGGACCACCAAGATGAGAAAAACTTCACCAAGCCATCAGCTGACCCTGCGGGACCTGCTGCAGCCACTCCCAGTTCAATCGATTCTACCGAGTGTGGGGCAGCGCCTCCCATGACCCAATTGTTTGGATTTGTCACGGCTCGGACACCAAGAGCGCAGAAGCTCATCCAGGAGATGGTCAGCGAAGGTGCGCTGTTATTTTCGGTGGCTGAAGAGATAGCGACTGGCGGATCTGCAGTAGGCAGTAATACTGGAGCACAAGTACATCTGGCACCTGACAGTGCGTCTCCGCCTATGCAGGAGCGCTGCCAGCCCATCGGATTCGTTCCACtggatgatgatgtggcttcTGAAGCCTGCCTGGAACTGTTCCCAGTTCGGCAGGGGCATATTGGATGGACTCCTAGGGTAGAAACTAGCAAGGAGGTAGATCTTGACCTGAGCCTTAGTGCGCGTTCCCGAGCATCGTGTGGGTCAATCCTGTAA